The genome window acacacacacacacacacacacacacacacacacacacacacacacacacacacgttgaatGTCAAGATGAAACAACAAAATTATATTTGCATATACTgggagttagatcatgtagaggcaTTAGGCTATTCTGCCTCAACAATAGAACACATTAACTATTATTTTACAGGCAGTTTCCTCTGTAGACTGTTGATGCAAGGAAACGATTCCACGCTATACTAAGGGAAGAACATCGGGACCATAGAACGTATAGAACCATTTCATACTACATTAACGCTCcgctcccatctccctctctactGTGGGAGATCCATGTGTGCTGGTGAAACCTTACATGACCCCTGAAGATGCCTTTATCTCAACGGACTAACAAACACAGTTTTGTGGTGCATGTCCAAATAGGTCACACTGGCCTGGCTGTAAACAGATGTATTAGGTAGCTCAGGTGAGCCACTGATAACCTAAATACCTGCAGCGTTGTGTTGGTGGTACTGGATGAGCTCAGGAATGGTGCTGAACAGGTATTTCTCTGCCAGGTAAAACTTGGACTCCTCTGCCTCGGACTGTCTGATCTGGTAGTGCTTCACCCGCGGGTTCTTCTGCCCGTTGGATCTGAACGGGGTTCATCATCATGTAACTACGTCATAGCAAAATCTTTAAAGTGGCAAtatgcagttcaaacaataacaaagcagacaacccgccactgttttggtaaaaagctgagggatggggctggagacatgtaaccactttcaaattcatagacagagctagagaTGTCCCAATACCAAtcgctgattgcccctttaactgaCTGTCATTGAAGCTGAGTGACATGGCTGAAACAGGCAGTAGTTACCCTGGGGCtttagtgaagacagacacagtgTAGACGCCTGCATGCCTGGAGTCTCGCACCATAAAGGCTCCTTCCTTACCCTGCACAAACACAACATTCCATTTCAGTAGGATAAATCATAATTGTATCTGTTGAGTCCATTAGGTTGAATTTGTTGTATGTTACACCATACTTGAGTGACATAGAAATTGCCTTTTCAATCTCTACTCATGGGAATAAGGCTTGACATGATAACACAGTGAGCCAATGTCACACTACACAACCCTCCCCTCCCACTGTCACACTACACAACCCTCCCACCATCACACTACACAACCCTCCCCTCCCACTGTCACACTACACAACCCTCCCACCATCACACTACACAACCCTCCCCTCCCACTGTCACactacacaaccctaaccctcccaccatcacactacacaaccctcccctcccaccatcaCACTACACAACCCTCCCACCATCACACTACACAACCCTCCCACCATCACACTACACAACCCTCCCACCATCACACTACACAACCCTCCCACCATCACACTACACAACCCTCCCACTGTCACCATGCACCATGTCTCATCTGTCTGTAAAATCCAGCATGACATATTTACAACAGGAAATCCTGGACCTGAGTAAACTGCACCGCAGTTTCAAATGTCATGTttcactctctgtgtgtgtgtgtgtgtgtgtgtgtgtgtgtgtgtgtgtgtgtgtgtgtgtgtgtgtgtgtgtgtgtgtgtgtgtgtgtgtgtgtgtgtgtgtgtgtgtgtgtgtgtgtgtgtgtgtgtgtgtgtgtgtgtgtgtgtgtgtgtgtgcatcttgcaAAATGCAGCTTTTGCATCCGTGCTGCTGGATGCAAAAGATTTTCAGGATAAATTCAAAACATGAACATCTCATTCTCAAATGTgatcaataatttaaaaaaaattaaattcacatatatatattttttagggaTTACAAAAACATGCTTTCAACCAGTTTTGTCTGGTTGTAATTCTGATAACCTTGCTTTTTGATTGAATCAAGCCCAAcatgtctttcctctctcttctgtAGTCCAGTTAAATACCAAGCTGAAGATGGTCGGCGTTGTTTTACCTCTGTCATCAGAAGTTCCTCAGCTCTCCCTCTCGTTATGTCTTTGTTGTACCATCTGAAAAAAAAGAATGTGAATTAGAAACAACAAAGACAACCAATCAGATGTCTGTAATAAAAGGCTGAACAGGGTACAATTGTTATTTTATACTTTATAAATAGTCAGGAAAATTGTATTTGATATAAATCAGACTCACTCAAATCTGTTGAAGTTATCGCAGGATTTCTCTGCTATATACATGCAAGGTACAAAACCTGAGTTTCTATTGAAGGAAAGGACAAAATGGGATGAATACTGTAGGTGTGTACAACTATAAAACCAATAATACATATTACAGCTAGGATCACAGGGTTGTCATAAGGTTATCATATGACATAGGGTTGTCATGGGGTTGTCATGGGGTTGTCATAAGGTTATCATATGACATAGGGTTGTCATGGGGTTGTCATGGGGTTGTCACAGACTCGTCATACGGTTTTCGTAGGGTTGACATAGCGTTGTCATATGGTTATCATGCTGTCTCTCCTTACCCTCTGTGGTCCTGTACCGTCCACCAATCATGGTGGGAGCTGTCAGTCAGGATGTACTCCTGGTCTTTGTGAAGGGGCAGGTCTGTGTCTTCATGGGGACTGTAGTTTTGTAGCGCTACCACCACCCTCTGGCCCGGGTCAGAGAGCCGCCGCTAGTGGCACGATGTAAGGGAAACACTGATCATTAGCATTAATATGACTCagaaacatactgtacatttacagGCACAGTGAAGTAAATAGAGGCGACTTATCATGCATATTTACCTGTGGGTCCGGGGTTGGAGGGAGAGGCTTCTTGGATGCTACAGAAGAACATTTCCTGGTTAATTCTTCAAAGTTCTCGTGTTCtaacagtggtgggaaaagtactcaattgtcattgtaaagataccttaatagaaaatgactcaagtaaaagttaaagtctCCAAGgaaaatactacttgagaaaaagtctaaaagtatttgattttaaatatacttaagtatcaaaagtaaatggaattgctaaaatgtacttaagtctCAAAGTAAAAGTATCAACCATTTAAAAttcattatattaagcaaaccagacggcatcatttgattttaaaatgttgacggataaccaggggcacactccaacactcagacatcatttacaaacaaagcatttgtgtttagtgagtccgccagatcagaggcagtagggatgaccaggataTTCTCTTCTcaggaccattttcctgtcaaaatgtaatgagtacttttgggtgtcagggaaaatgtaaggagtaaaaaggatataattttctttaggaatgtagtgaagtaaaagtaaaacttgtccaaaaatataaatagtaaagtacagataccctaaaaAACCACTTAAGTAGTGATTAAAGCATTTTTACTtttgtactttacaccactgggttcTAAGCTggcatatggaattgttttaaaaaggtgatggatcatttagctatttgatttagaattttaggacccctttaggtatcaaaaaaataaatatatatgtgataaaatattgaatttggcctttactactatagtccATATAGAAAcgtattgaataacacattcatgaaTGGCAAAAAAGAgaaataaggaataaggtttgtAATGATGTTGCCCTGTtgggtgaggtttatgacccTCCCATAAATAcatttcccccttttctctccactctacagaatggactcttggaaagccctttgttaacatagagagagttatggtaacatcaaaaggttggagaatggaacaatatttccctttctcaaccagttgaatgtgtcctttggtgcttaaagaatatgatgtcagatcagttggtgTCTGGGACATTATATCTGATGTTAGGATGACATAATTTATATCTTGGAAAGTCTGCACATTccagttatcagattcacatggaattgttgtgcaactgaaatgtttaaatatgaaactatttgtgaaaagatttaatgtaattttagcttctaaatgagagacTTTTTAGTAAACTATGTAAAGTAAACTATGCTCACTCAGTGGCcacgcccaagtgaacagacattggttgagaactatgaaacacgcccttctttCCCCCAGTACAAAAGCCTGTTAGTTCCAGATGACATAAGGATGTCCATACGTTTAAAAGGGCTAATTTCAACTACAACTTAACAAAATTAACATTTAGTTTCAGAAATGTTAGGACTGCTGTCCTAACGTTTAAAATGGCGAATTACAATGTGGAGGTGACGATCACCACGCTGGAATGGTGAATTTCGACCAGACCAGCCAGAATACAGCGCAAGCTgattatggcaacttggtatgaactttgaacgattattcactaaagaagaagTGATACCCCCTAGACGTCGAGTTATCAGCTGCAGCTGTACATGTACGTGGCCTAGGAAAGGACAGACAATCTCAGAAGAACGACAGGGTACTTTAACGTATCCGCTCTACAACACTATGACCAGaaagattcttcaaaggacaatggCGATCTCTGCTGGGTAAACCAGTCTTCCATCTTCGACCCATCTATCgaagctcagagtaaatatatatatcttgcattttcctttcCCAAATGTGCAGttattagaatgcataagattctgtatttacagtAGCATGGCTTCTCAAGGTCCGATAGAGACCAAAActctcagtcttcccgctctttcattcaaacccaacccctttcctttgtgtaaccagccgtcatattgAGTTAGCCTACTAGGGGCTTTTCATGACATGATTAGTAATCAATGTGTGATCTATCCTGTGTGTACagatatgtaattctgtgtgattatttaggtatttagcaAATAAATAATTATGCCAATTTGTGTGTTGCTGATTCAACTTATtagctagggttcgtgcagataagcAAGTACTTATGACAATCAGAATGAGACCGATCgaggtgacgattaataattgactgctaaTGATATAAACGATTTTCAGATCTATAAGAGAGTGGATTCGGGAGAAAACCGCTCTATATAAATGAATGCTTCtgtggtgccccaggttattaaTGGGTTAATTGTTGCATGGTTTAATTAAATCGTTAGGTATtcgatttgataaaatagcaGGTCAAAATGTAATCAGTCAGAGACACGACAGGTTTTAAAGTGTCTGTAGGAGATtaaagaaagctcaggaaatacaTATACAGTGCCAGACACCTGAAAAGTACCAGATTCCtctgtagccaccctttgccttgatgacagctttgcacactcttggcattctctcaaccagcttcatgaggtagtcacctggaatgcatttcatttcAGGTGCcttgtaaaaatgtatttgtggaatttctttccttcttaatgcgtttgagccaatcagttgtgttgtgacatggtaggggtggtatacagaagttagccctatttggttaaagaccaagtccatattatggcaagaatagctcaaataagcaaagagacaggacagtccatcattactttaagacatgaagttcagtaAATGCGGAAAACTTCAAGAActtcaagcgctgtgatgaaactggctctcatgaggactgccacaggaaaggaagagttacctctgctgcagaagataagttaaTTAGTTAgcagccttagaaattgcagcccaaataaatgcttcacagagttcaggtaacagacacatcttaacatcaactgttcagaagagactacgtgaatcaggccttcgtggtcaaattgctgcaaagaaaccactactaaaggacaccaataataagaagagacttgcttgggcaaagaaacatgagcaatggacattagaccggtggaaatctgtcctttggtctgatgagtccaaatttgagatttttggttccaaccgctgtgtctttgtgagacgcagagtaggtgaatggatggtctcctcatgtgtggttcccaccgtgaagcatggaggaggtgtgatgatgtggggatgctttgctggtgacactgtctgtgatttatttagaattcatggcacacttaaccagcatggcaaccacagaattctgcagtgatacgccatcccatctgttttgtgcttagtggaactatcatttgtttttcaacaggacaattacccaacacacttccaggctgtgtaagggctatttgatcaagaaggaaagttatgtagtgctgcatcagatgacttggcctccacaatctcccgacctcaacccaattgaggtggtttgggatgagttagaatGCAAAGtgacggaaaagcagccaaaacgTGCTCAGCATATgaaggaactccttcaagacttttggaaaagcattccaggtgaagctggttgagagagtgccaagagtgagcaaagctgtcatcaagttaaagggtggctactttgaagaatctcaaatatattttgatttgtttaacacttatttggttactactaatatgtgttatttcatagtttgtatgtcttcacttttattttacattgtagaaaatagtaaaaataaagaaaaccctttgaatgagtaggtgtgtccacacttttgactggtagtgtatatattttttacacatatttatttttttggcacaaaactacctccatacttccattactttgtatgggttaccttcagacgaggccTGTGAGAGTCTCCCTTTTCTatagagtggtcatattagtATTTAGGCTAAACCATTCGAATGCTTCAGACGTTATCGTGAAAAGATCGATTTTCGggtctgacaaacatcgctgtagctctgccactttccacctcagatgcggaagggcgacatggcggatgtggtggattgagacgcagcccacgcagaataaacagatatctctagcttaaactgacagattttgatggggaatTTTTTATGTTACGTAGATTGACGCGCCAGTGCGTCAATAAGGTCTAGGGGGTTAAATTCACATTATAGGCAGTTATCATTATATACTTTTTAAAGGGATTATAAATGGTTTGTATGCAAGACAACAAtaatcatcatcataatcataaGCATAATCATATAATATTGCATGTTATAGACATTGTGTGTGGGAAATGTGTTCTTCAAATGAAATAGTATTTTTTATGCTGTGGTGCGGTAGCTGTACCGTATCCCATAGGGTCGTACTCCTGACACCCCGTAGCCATCTTCTCTGTCTGGTAACAgcacctccacctcccctccatcCAGAAGTTGGGGTGATACTTCAGGAGTAATGCGTTGCACTTGGTCTCTTCATGACAAGAGAGAGAAATTAAATACAGCGTAAGACATGGAGGCGCAAATGTGTCATAGAGCTTATAATATAATGTTGATAGAATTCTCTTAATATTATGTGTTGattttggtatcttatatgttaTGGTATATATATTATGGTATATATGAGAAAACTCAGCTCTGAGAGACTCAGTATTTTTATTATGGGTTTAACGTTAAACATGTTGTCTTCCATAACTGCTGCTCACCTTCCTTCAGAGCTCGGACCCATCTCTGACGACAGTCGTTGTCCGGGGCGAAGATGTATAGGTAACAGTTGTCGTGGACAACCTGTTGAGACATTTATGCATATTTGAAAAAACTGTGTCATGGCTTATTTATAAATGAAAGTCATTGTAAAGTGTTCCCAATGGTCAGTAATTAGCATTCCAATAACTAGCATTCCAGTAATTAGCATTCCAGTAATTAGCATTCCAGTCATTAGCTTTCCAGTCATTAGCATTCCAGTCATTAGCATTCCAGTCATTAGCATTCCAGTCATTAGCTTTCCAGTCATTAGCTTTCCAGTCATTAGCTTTCCAGTCATTAGCTTTCCAGTCATTAGCATTCCAGTCATTAGCATTCCAGTCATTAGCATTCCAGTGGTCTTACCTGGAAGGGGTACTTGTTGCTGCAGGGGATTGGGACTTCACTGCACACTATCTCCACACACTTGATCCTGGAGAGCTCAATGCAGCCTTTCTGGCTGGGCTTTTTCTGAAGATGAATACAGTTTTCTATCAACATCTTCACAACTTTCCATTTGCATATCAAACAATACAACCCCCATAAAGTAACTGTCATGTAAAAGTCATATTTCTCCATAACTCAAtatatgatttaaaaaatgacaCTGCTGAACTGTAAAATGTAAAAGATTTGAACAAAATGTAATTCTTGCCAGCAATTGATAAACAAACAAACCACACAATTTGTCAATAAAAATTGTACATACCCCAGGGCGCTGTTCAGAATAGGTCAGGTCCTGGGTGTCCAAGACAAATAATCTTTCCTTGTAATTGCAGGGCGACGTCCTTCGCTTCTGTTGAGATTTCTTGATGAGAGTCCCCTTCAAGATTACCGTGGGGAGCATAGTGAACACAGATACCTGGCTaacattgagagacagagagagagagagagacagcgaggtgGGCTGTAGAGATAGACTGAACAcctatggaggagtggagagaaggaAAAGAGTGTTGGGAGTTAGTGTCGTGTGAGTTTCCGGTGTAGATATAGGTAAACCACTTCCTTGAGCATGACAGATAGAAAGAGACCAACTCTCAGACACATACAAACTCATTCTGCAAAGATACACACTCAGActaagatgcacacacacacacacccacacaagtcGAAACATCACAAACTGCATTGGTGCACCGAACCACAGAGCCTGAGCAGCTCTCTCCCCAGAAATAAGGCTAAACACACACTTACAAAATTCACAGTTGAACAAATACTATTATGCAGGTAACTTCCAAACTAATGAAAACATTTGAGTAAATGagtgatacaaagtatattgCTTCCACACCAGTGTGGTTCTtcagttaattaagcaattagcaTCCcctcatgcttagggtcatgtatgaaaatgctgggcaggccattattttgcctaccatggctatgctcccataggatgacaataccCCCATCCACAGGACAGGAGTGGTCACTGTATGGGTTTatgagcatgaaaatgatgtAAACCATATACCAAGGCCCTCTCAGTCACCAAATCTCAccacacttatgggagattctggagccaCGCCTgaaacagcgttttccaccaccatcaacaaaacaccaaattatggagtttctcatggaagaatggtgtcgcatccctccaatagagttccagacactagtagaatctatgccaaggtgcattgaagctgttctggcttgtggtgcccaacaccctattaagagaCTTTATGTTGgtatttccattattttggcagttacctccatatacacacaatatacagtacaggtAACTGACTAAATAAAGGAGATGccttattaaaggcccagtgttttatatatatttccccaccatgaggttggaataatactgtgaaattgtgaacatTTTGATAATGCCCCTTTAGTGTAAGCGCCGTTTGAAGAGAccacctggtgacatcaccaggcagaaaataagttaatagaccattAAGAAAGAAAgtcccaaacctctctgccaataacagctagttttcccctccccactcagaccacaccaagacagtccgagcaaaattattgcttgagaaattgctcttcgctaagaagctatttttatttatttttgaccatttatttttttgcatacGTTTTAGCCAGTAATTCTGCAAGTAGCACTCACAAGCCAAATGTTGTCCAGGAAAATTACTGCGTGTACATCATGTGCCttttgctagctgtcactcatatGGCGAGAAGCTGAAGCTCATTGGATGAACTCGAATTGCTAGGGGCTGGCCCAGTTGGTGGAAAATGTATGGAAAATGGCACAccacagcttccagaaaattgcTTTTGAGctagggatttcgtggctaattgcAGTAAGACAGTAAAAATGGTCATAGTTTATGCAAGTATGAAttgcacattgacacatccagcccaaagcgggaggtttaaaaaatatttagTAGTCACCAAAGTTCTGGAAGATGTTTTTAATTGTtaaccagaaatgatttgatatagaGATTCATATAaggggtgggtctaatcctgaatgctgattggttaaaccGCATTCCAGACGTTGTCTACTCCAAAAATAACCACAGGCTGAATCTAAgatgttgaaatgcctatttactcttttccatctgactgcgcaatccactgtttCATCAGCCCAGCCATACAATTGATAAACTTGATTTCCAcaataaaaagcatctagacattatctcacatttattttgcactaacatttagttttcaacagaggatatttgtataaaccttcctgtctgtctctctgacatttgcaacactatttcaatattcaaattcgatctccagctgtcgcaTAGACAGGCAGGGAGCTTTTCTCAGCCGGTTTAAATTATGAATccgcatcatttttatggatatatgcaAAGACAAATCAGTAGAAAACAGGTCAAATAAAACTAAGTGCAGCTAGTCTGCAgcagtggtgacccgtcattcagggcacctgtttagctaaaaaaAAAAGATAGACCAATGTtccacgctccaggcctcctgtgcgtctccccagcccggtacgtcctgtgccggctccacgctccaggcctcctgtgcgtctccccagcccggtacgtcctgtgaacggctccacgctccaggcctcctgtgcgtctccccagcccggtacgtcctgtgccggctccacgctccaggcctcctgtgcgtctccccagcccggtacgtcctgtgccggctccacgctccaggcctcctgtgcgtctccccagcccggtacgtcctgtgccggctccacgctccaggcctcctgtgcgtctccccagcccggtacgtcctgtgccggctccacgctccaggcctcctgtgcttctccccagcccggtacgtcctgtgccggctccacgctccaggcctcctgtgcttctccccagcccggtacgtcctgtgccggctccacgctccaggcctcctgtgcttctccccagcccggtacgtcctgtgccggctccacgctccaggcctcctgtgcttctccccagcccggtacgtcctgtgccggctccacgctccaggcctcctgtgcttctccccagcccggtacgtcctgtgccggctccacgctccaggcctcctgtgcgtctccccagcccggtacgtcctgtgccggctccacgctccaggcctcctgtgcttctccccagcccggtacgtcctgtgccggctccacgctccaggcctcctgtgcttctccccagcccggtacgtcctgtgccggctccacgctccaggcctcctgtgcttctccccagcccggtacgtcctgtgccggctccacgctccaggcctcctgtgcttctccccagcccggtacgtcctgtgccggctccacgctccaggcctcctgtgcgtctccccagcccggtacgtcctgtgccggctccacgctccaggcctcctgtgcttctccccagcccggtacgtcctgtgccggctccacgctccaggcctcctgtgcgtctccccagcccggtacgtcctgtgccggctccacgctccaggcctcctgtgcgtctccccagcccggtacgtcctgtgccggctccacgctccaggcctcctgtgcgtctccccagcccggtacgtcctgtgccggctccacgctccaggcctcctgtgcgtctccccagcccggtacgtcctgtgccggctccacgctccaggcctcctgtgcgtctccccagcccggtacgtcctgtgccggctccacgctccaggcctcctgtgcttctccccagcccggtacgtcctgtgccggctccacgctccaggcctcctgtgcttctccccagcccggtacgtcctgtgccggctccacgctccaggcctcctgtgcttctccccagcccggtacgtcctgtgccggctccacgctccaggcctcctgtgcttctccccagcccggtacgtcctgtgccggctccacgctccaggcctc of Salvelinus alpinus chromosome 4, SLU_Salpinus.1, whole genome shotgun sequence contains these proteins:
- the LOC139574568 gene encoding tyrosine-protein kinase ITK/TSK-like isoform X2, producing MLPTVILKGTLIKKSQQKRRTSPCNYKERLFVLDTQDLTYSEQRPGKKPSQKGCIELSRIKCVEIVCSEVPIPCSNKYPFQVVHDNCYLYIFAPDNDCRQRWVRALKEETKCNALLLKYHPNFWMEGRWRCCYQTEKMATGCQEYDPMGYASKKPLPPTPDPQRRLSDPGQRVVVALQNYSPHEDTDLPLHKDQEYILTDSSHHDWWTVQDHRGNSGFVPCMYIAEKSCDNFNRFEWYNKDITRGRAEELLMTEGKEGAFMVRDSRHAGVYTVSVFTKAPGSNGQKNPRVKHYQIRQSEAEESKFYLAEKYLFSTIPELIQYHQHNAAGLITRLRHPVSQGRESSQSPAELSGQWEVDPAELTLGEEVGSGQFGLVLQGRWRERRVAVKMVRKGAMSEEDFKEEARVMTMLSHCKLVQLYGVCTQHSPMCLVFELMEQGCLSDYLRARRGRMSQDSLLGMCLDVSEGMAYLESNNFIHRDLAARNCLVSCNNVVKVSDFGMTRFVLDDQYTSSQGSKFPIKWSSPEVIKYCKFSSKSDVWSFGVCMWEVYTEGRLPYENRSNGEVVEALNAGLRLLKPRQAPEAVHLLM
- the LOC139574568 gene encoding tyrosine-protein kinase ITK/TSK-like isoform X1, which codes for MLPTVILKGTLIKKSQQKRRTSPCNYKERLFVLDTQDLTYSEQRPGKKPSQKGCIELSRIKCVEIVCSEVPIPCSNKYPFQVVHDNCYLYIFAPDNDCRQRWVRALKEETKCNALLLKYHPNFWMEGRWRCCYQTEKMATGCQEYDPMGYEHENFEELTRKCSSVASKKPLPPTPDPQRRLSDPGQRVVVALQNYSPHEDTDLPLHKDQEYILTDSSHHDWWTVQDHRGNSGFVPCMYIAEKSCDNFNRFEWYNKDITRGRAEELLMTEGKEGAFMVRDSRHAGVYTVSVFTKAPGSNGQKNPRVKHYQIRQSEAEESKFYLAEKYLFSTIPELIQYHQHNAAGLITRLRHPVSQGRESSQSPAELSGQWEVDPAELTLGEEVGSGQFGLVLQGRWRERRVAVKMVRKGAMSEEDFKEEARVMTMLSHCKLVQLYGVCTQHSPMCLVFELMEQGCLSDYLRARRGRMSQDSLLGMCLDVSEGMAYLESNNFIHRDLAARNCLVSCNNVVKVSDFGMTRFVLDDQYTSSQGSKFPIKWSSPEVIKYCKFSSKSDVWSFGVCMWEVYTEGRLPYENRSNGEVVEALNAGLRLLKPRQAPEAVHLLM